In Miscanthus floridulus cultivar M001 chromosome 19, ASM1932011v1, whole genome shotgun sequence, the DNA window TCGGCAGTCTCATCGACCACATTGAtaatcactccgaccacctccgcgatctcaccgaccacgtcgACAAagcactccgaccacctcggccagccttccgaccacctcggccagccttccgaccacctcggccagccttccgaccacgacggtgatctcatcgaccacctcggtgacatctccgaccaccgacgAAAGCCCTTTCCGCTCATTCTTATACTTGTTCGACCACTtacaatacgtgatcttgatctatctatatctgtctgcaccgtgcccttgtgcaggtctacccatccccatcgctatggaatgtgctactcctcagtcgtgtcgagttgatgcgtcttcggtcgtgtttggttcttatcgctgattgttggtgttgttgcctgtgtgccgagccttcgagccggctgagggatcgtacctcgttcggacgttacgatcgtgggatccgtctcgccatgaccgtgatgccgagtgtaactcaaCCCCTCGCTTTTTAGCTGACTTCATTGTACCgcgagtgttagctcctgccttcggccctaggacatggtcgtgatggattcgataCTAACAtcaatgcggatatcacccgcacgcttTGAGCCCTTCAAgaccaagtcctgtgggagataacctgggagataacaatcatggaacaATGGATGCCAACTCGATTGGTGtagcttgtggccgcgagttcgcctcgccatgaccatggagctacgccactccTTTCCTTTACTTGACTCTTCGTActcaaacccccgtatgcttgtaccttgtatgaccatcgcatttctttgattctcgcggtgacaaccgcaccgctgcgGATCTGAGAAatgacttagtgccagtgcacccaggtcgggtaccctacgagtagtttacgcacttggtgtttgtcgctTCCTTCCAATGCCCCGTCTTTCGTCGTGGCGCGAGTGTTGGAAGAAGCagaccttgtcccttgttgttcttgctctcgtTGCACCGatagcccgctctgttcgattCCGTCTTGCCAATGACGATTgaatcaaagaccggactattccctttaagttagcgaagctatggtctatgtcgtacctcggacccgtgcgtgtcgacccgatcgaccgtctaaaaccatcttttccGAAGATGTGAccgagaacatgacatggatgtgcctagctaacccccgcatCTTTTGCCATGTGGAGcgactctcttctcggctcccgacgttattatgtcgtgtggatcgagaGGAACCGTTGCTgcccaatctctttgcgctaccgcttttTACCATAGCGGGCGAACCGAAGAACGTTGGAGCCAAGTTACAATAGTGTTAATcattcttgtttgctactcgtgtccagttgtgacttgcgggataaggctataagagccgaaccccgtcgttcttctttcttggggctcgACCTTCAATCCTcgtcaattcaatgacaccggatcgaaagatcgtgagccatggtgtttgctctggataagctctggcttaaaccgtttatcgtaaagccatactggcttggccatgacttaagcttatGCATAGCAAACCACCACTCTTATTTCTTGGGCCCGAGGAAATTGGACAACCACCGAGAGGGCTAAACCGTGTATCTTAACGTGTCTCGTcggtgttattggattttcctacGTCTTGTtgtcttttcgagtgttgagtgctctcttgccttgcgtgtcgcttcgcgaagtagctgacgatcggaTCAAGAGAACGTGGATGACGacaaggactgcggaatggagtcGACTCAGGAGGAGACGACCCCGCTGATTGAACACCAACAGATGGAGAATtgaaccactactacctctacatcgcaggtgtcatggcagcaccctcttttagagaatcctattagacattgcataatatctagaactgctagcgctttatatttaatcatttgctagtatattgatgcatgctactacctgagccattaccACCctaatgcaacccactctaccacgtcaccctgctttgcgcattcgctcacttatatatgcttacttgcctgcttgcttgcatattacaccactatacgtattattaactccacttcgcattatatcggggatgtgatgctggtggtgaacccccctaggaatggtttggctatgggtgccggaccTGGTGGTGtatgagcgtgctgcgtgtgtgccttgggtgcatggagagtgagggttgtgtcgaccgagctagaataacgacgagcctggggcgagtcttgccatgtggtgctacctgggcactgggatatggaatacctgtggcgggtaaatggtaactGGAGGTgaccttgggtgtgaacctcggagaggtggagcccggggtagaggtgctgtggtggcacgtaaaatggaaaccctgacgaagacattctggcttggtcatccctaaggacttactagtactcagactcaccgggaatcctttacatcccactcgccctatatggtgcgggacggtcggactacttggtaggacgatgccactactgctaggcgaacgtgtgcaaggaggtacggggtgcgcggattttccccccacacccttccgagacttcaggaggccttgtggaccggctcttgacatccggtgggccccggctctgtctacgactcacagtatcagccatcccagactagacttgggatgttccagggctaagaggtagggtggcatcgttctaggctagcaagcgaccggaattctgcctaggagatacatggctccgaggatggctaatcttgtgggtatgtaaaacctctgcagagtgtttggttgatcgatcgatacatatgctgacttgtcagctatggacatttcctgggtttcgcttaaactagataggagatgagtccttctattctccctccagggtttggggtattttccggccgtgagccaggggctgcgggccgttgagacaagtgccgagagggagtcggcccGTCGACccgagtgtgtgagatgagatgtggtgatggtggtgtggttatggttgggatgggttggtggatggatatggatggataaGGATGGTGTGGTgatgaatgtgttaaaaattggatattattatattactaaattttatttacttctcatgcgctaaggatgcaaaccacagccaaatattaggatcgccagatcccttgtttatcttttccactaaagctcatcggtgctgaccatggcctgcacacatctggcggtgtgcagatttcctgcttctcagagaagcTGACTTTaaaaggattaggaggtctcgtgcctacgctcaagtttggttcgaagatggaatctacgctgcactacgccaactctgatgatgcctgcGAAGGAGGAGCCTCCACtcaatagtcttccgctagattaactctgtaataggtgtgttccccagtgatgtaatatcttgtattcttgtaaccTTACGAtatatgactgtgatatcgactgatataagataatatgatggaatcgactattggtttcatcatattataattcattctgtggattttcccttcgcgggaaaattgaggatgtttcactaTTCTTTCATTGATAGGTGATAtgcccgtcgacagcgaggcatATGTGGTAATTTTGTCAACTTCGTGGTTTATTGGCTCAGTTGTATATTTGAAGGTGCTCATAGAGATATTATAGGTTTTGCATGTGTGTGTTCATAGAGGTGCACATGTGTGTTTGTGTACTCCTGCATCCTTGTAATTCATAAAAAATGAAGGGGGAGCTTTGATGATTAAAACATTATTATTTGTAGGCTATTTTTGGGCTACTTATCGGACGTGCTTCTCGTCCAGCCTCTAGAAAGAGAATGATAGCCCGAAACTGAAATAGGCTTGTCGTATGGTGAAGACAACGACAATCATGGTCTTTGCcaagtatggatggttattttgCTTAGTGCTAAGTTGCTGttaaattttatttattttttattttttttatttttgtgggcttgctctcttttttttttttgggggtgggggggggggggggggggggggggggggggggacactgTGAGCTAGCTCTCTTTTTTTTTGGGTGAACACTGTGAGGTTGCTCTTTAATAGCCAGAGGCTGGACTAATAGGAATTGGCTGTGTAACTCATGCATAAACCTGAAAAACAAAAGACTAAAATGTACATTGTAAACTGTATGCAGAAAATTATTTTGAGACATACCATTATTACCACCACGTCGCTATGGACCGGACGTTTCAGGCCCACGTTGCTCATTCGATTTGGGCTGCGTCCCTTAAAAATGAACAGGGCCAATCTTGCCAACGGAATAGGATAACCGTCGCCGTCCCACCTACCGGATGTTTCACACACAGTGCTGCGTGCCTAGCATGTTGTGCTGTAATGGGAAGCATAAGCATTCCTCGCGCGACCATGGAGTTTGACCAGTTGGAAATACGTATCGTGCGGCCAACAACGAACTCTCGGAGGCGAAGACGAGCTGTGCAGTGCAGCTGTACAGGTACATCATCATCCCTCGTTCCCTCCCCTCGATCTCATCTCAACGTGCTGCCCAACACGTCGTAGCCGCCGGTCCGCCGGCCGGGCAATCGCGGCTAACTGCTGCTGCTTTATAAACGACGTCAACCCGCTCGTCGTCTGGCCAGCAGAGCACAAGTCGTCATATCCATCTCCATCGGTCGACCAACAAGGGTCGTCGTCGGCCGGCCGGACGTACGTACGTACGGCGGCGAGCTTGCTAGCTAGCTCTGTTCTATTCAATTCATACATACATTACATTacggtgcgtgtgtgtgtgtgtgtctatatatatatatatatatatatatatatatatatatatatatatatatatatatatatataatatatatatataatatatatatacacacaccatGGCGTCGAGAGCTCCGGTGATCGCCGTCGTCGCGGCCGTGATCATGGCGGCACACCTCGCGAGCGGCAGCGGCTATGACCAGGCCGCCGCGCCCTTCACGACGTCGGACTGGCAAGAAGGCAGCGCCACGTTCTACTACTTGGAGTATGCATGTACTATAGAGCAAAATATATTGACGGTTCCTAAATTTATATATAATCTTTTTTAAGTCCTAAATCCAGGTCTTAAATTTCTGTTTTTTTTCTTATAATTTCTGGATCTTTAAATTTGTCTCAGACTCTAGGATTagttcaaataagttttgacttGCTCCACATACCGGCGTCGCATCAGTCCTGTTGGGTATAGTACCTAAACGTGCTTCGTCGTGTCATCTAGGCCCCCCGTGCATAAAAAAATGCATATCAAGTTTCCAAACTTGCTAAACGGACCAGAAAAGGGACCTAAACTTGTGGGTCGATGCTATTTAGATCCGTGTACGTAACACCCCAACCCATTAGTTGTATGTAGTAATTACGATATATAGAGGTGGGACTTGGGCCATACCGTGCCGGCATGACACACACCCTCGTGCGTCATGTCGCTTCAGCGTGCCCTACACTACCGAAGATCGGCTCCTTGCCGAGTgtcaggtggtttgccgagtgttgtttttcgggcactcggcaaagactcctttgtcgagtgtttttttgacattcggcaaagaggctctttgccgagtgttttttttaacactcggcaaagaggctctttgccgagtgttattttttttacactcggcaaaaaaaattcaaagcacattttgaagcagtaaattaattcaaataaaaagttttcaactacaaagttgtataactcatcaagatgtacaatgtttgttttggttttttcttcatacgacaaagtgaaaataaatttgttcacaaatttaacatatctctcttgtagtttatgaaactacaagagagatatataagatttgtgaacaatgttagaacgaccatgtcggatgaacagatgaccaaacaaccaaaataaactttgtagatctcgaaaagttatgaaactttgtaattggcaactttttgatttgaaaacatcttgtcatgcaaaactgcgtttgaatttcaaaattttaaaattcgaacttttcaaacgacctcggatgaaaaaacaaccaaaataaactttgtagatctcgaaaagttataaaacattgtagttgacaactttttaatttgaaaacatcttgtcatgcaaaactgtgtttgaatttcaaaattttaaaattcaaattttgtaaacgacttcggatggaaaaacttcctaaactaaaagtgtagatctcgaaaagttatgaaactttgtagtttacaactttttgatttgaaaacatcttgtcatgcaaaactgtgtttgaatttcaaaattttaaaattcaaattttgtaaacgacctcggatggaaaaacttcctaaactaaaagtgtagatctcgaaaagttatgaaactttgtagtttacaacttttttatttgaattcgtttagggcctcaaacatgtaatttacactcggtttagtataatatattgggaactaaaacggaatacagacacaagtgagagtgtggtgcagtggtagaggaggtacgcacagcggaaggtctcgggttcgaatcgcgttgGCCGCGTAGtcatgaaattcacgcgaaaaatgccgtagatgggtgggcgctggccggtgggggcctccatcgataaaaaaaattccatttttttgggtaaaaattcccatttttttcgggtttttttcggtttcaactttgccgaggctttgccgagtgcccgataaaagacactcggcaaagttggctttgccgtcactgtttttggcgagtgctgttcgccgagtgttacactcggcgaaccatttgccgagtgttttatgtcgtttgccgagtgtttcgggcactcggcaaactcaaggagtccggtagtgctATAGGCACGCGAGACACGTTTGTCCGTGCCGATATGGCACGATAAATCTTTCTTCGGCTCAAGCACGGCCCGTGGCACGCCGGCACGTTTTAGGTCATGCCGGCCCAAGCACAACCCTCAAAGTATTTCTCTTAGTTTTCTTTATCCGCTTGTGATATACAAAAAAAAATTCGTGTGTACTATTTTCATGAAAGTTCTAATTAATGATTTTTATAATCGATTCAAGGATTAGATGAGTGGTAATATAGTAAATGCTAAAAATCACATTGTAGCGTTGTCGGAGTGCTTACGTGCCATTTTCGTGTCGTGCCGGCCAAAAATGCGCGTCGGGCCATGTAGCCCATCATACCGAGATCCCAGGCACAATAGACCCTCACGTTCATGTCGTGCCGGCATGACCCAAAATATTTTGTGTCGTGGCATGACTCGCCCTCCCATGGCATGATCCAAAATATTTTGCGTAAGAGAGATGATATGCATATGTAGATCCGTTTCACGTACGGAGCTGGGCCATATAAGCAGATTTTAGATATAGGGTGTTACACTATATCCAAAATTGCTAATCTAGGTCCCCAAACTTGCTAATTGGGCTAAACAACAGTAATTTTGATCTGGTGTGGTCTAATTATCACGTTTGCGGACTTGTATTTGCAGCCTTGGAAGTTAGGGACCTAGATAGCAACACCATACAAGTTTAGGTATCTTATGTGGCTCGTTTAGCAAGTTTGAGAACTAAGATAAGATTTACAGTTTTATAAGTTAGGAACCTAGATATTGAAGTTAGGGACCTATATGACACTGCCGTATAAGTTTAAGTATTGAACCAAACATGTCATGTCCACGTTAACGCTGAGTTATATAGCATACCATGTCAGCGTGTGGAGTGGGTTCAAAtttattttaaactagggctgGAGCCTAGAACAAGTTTATATAGAGACCCAGAAATAAAAAAAGAAGTTTAGGACCCAAAGACCACAGGTTTATTTTagactatgcatgtatgtgttatGCCTTTGCGGCTTTGCATGGAAATGATCATTGGAACGCATGCAGAGGCGGCGCGTGCGGCTACGGCGCCAATGACATCCAGTCGCTCTACTCGACGCGCACGGCGGCGCTGAGCACGCCGCTGTTCGCGAGCGGCAGCGGGTGCGGGCAGTGCTACGAGCTGCGGTGCGTGAACTCCCGGTGGTGCAACCCGGGTTCGCCGTCCGTCGTGGTCACCGGCACCAACCTGTGCCCGCCCAACTGGAATCTCCCCAGCGACAACGGCGGGTGGTGCAACCCGCCGCGGCAGCACTTCGACATGGCGCCGCCGTCGTTCCTGATCCTCGCGCCACGGGTGGCGGGCATCGTCCCCGTGCAGTTCCGCCGCGTGCCATGCCAGCGCTCCGGCGGGGTCAGGTTCTACGTGCAGGGCAACTACTACTGGCTCTTGCTCTACGTCATGAACGTCGGCGGCAGCGGTGACTTCGGCGACCTAGCCGTCAAGAGGGCCGGCGAGCCGGACTGCAACTACGTGCCCGCGTCGCGCAACTGGGGCATCACGTACCAGGTGTTCGCCGCGCTCGGCAACACCCGGGGCCTCGTCGTCAGGACGACCAGCTACAGCTCGCCGCGGAAGACCATCGTCGTCGACGACGCCATCACCGCCTGGTGGTCCACTGGACTCTCCTACCAGGGATCCAACAACTTCTATTGATTATCATACTCCTTCTTCATTCATGTATCATCACAGATTGATTGTCGATCCACGACGATGGATTGATATgctggtttgtgagcatcgtacgtgacaacgtgctcgaaactttttcaaattttttccacggcatacgcatacgatatggcgacaactcgacaagtttcatgattttcggaattcgttcgcattttatacaattaaaaaaccactcccacgcaagttggcggcgttgccccgtgagcacgttgatcgaaatttcgagacagttcctggatttagcctaaatttacactaagaaacaaggataacattttttgaatgaatgtaatccattattcgatgcacctgcagttcaaacttacattttttggaaaaattcaacaaaacaaaataaactatagaaatatgccaaaaggcaatgaaaatgtcccaaatttaaacatgttatttgtggtagtgtactaaagcttcaaaaaaaattggtggcaaaaaacaaaaaaaaattattttgccgagtgcctagggttggcactcggcaaagtaataactttgccgagtgccgcccagctggcactcggcaaagagctgctgaattttttttaaaacttcgccgagtgctagatcacgacactcggcgaagaaaattgactttgtcgagtgccgtcgatctggcactcggcaaagccgcccttTCCCTTCACCCGCGCCCGGccggcgctctctctctctcgctttctctcatttctctctccctcagccgccgACGCCGCACCGCGGCGCCCGTcccggccaccgcgcctccccgccccggccaccgcgccacttcagaagagaggaggaggaggcaggggagaagagaggagaaggggagatgAGAGGAGGAgggaagagaggaggagaaggagaaggagaggagaaggaaggtgccggcctaggcccatcGACCCTCACGTCGCTGCGGTCgcccccgccgtcgtcgccgaccctcgttgttgccattctcgtcgcgaaggtatgccctacacctgtagtagttagtagtagtacttagtagtgttagtagtagttagtaagtagtagtagttagtagttagtagtgttagtagtattgttagtagtaagtagtgatagtagtagtgttagtagtagtagtgttagtgttagtagtagttgtagtggtagtagtacttgttgttgtactactttgatactttcatctgcatggaaagagaactaaagtacatggctcgtcttggtatatatatgtttgttggccttcgtgcctatgtttggtatatatgtggttgttggccatcgcgcctacgtttcttgcaggttttggaaacctccctgtgcaggtgaggtgctgccgaaattttcaatggattctaacctattgcctttttgtgtaggagaaggacccgtgggagggactcggcgaccccgaccgtcttcgtcggcgctgctggtctgcctgcaccgcatcgcctcgccactgcaccaacacgccactgccccgctagcttgactccaccgccaccctaggtataaccccctccttctttgcatgcatgttttatatggtcacgtagcccagttaggcgtctcccgttcgaaagagatacggtcgcagatatgcaatgcatacctccgaccgtatctctttcggattgtccacatatTTTGGACAgctcgcggatgcgtagatgaggttagtttccatagttcgctccggtccgagatagactttcggcatcacctccctattgttctccagatacacactctcccttgtaggacgtgtatcgggagaacagcagggaggtgctgccgaaattctgtctcggataggagcggagcattgaaactgacctcatctacgcatccgcgggtgggattaggacctatcctcacctattagatggtaggaatgccgtgcagatgcaattgctggttatattactcgcttacatatgtatatgccagaggatggagaaccgtgattggatgtacacgggccatgcaagtatgaccccagaatggatgactaagactaatgctttcttggagcattcatttggcgaggctgctagagggtcgagtcggatgccgtgtccctgtagcaaatgtgacaaccgtgtaagaaagaatcggaagaacgtgggggaagatctttgcaagtatggattcacgccaaactatacctgctggatccaccatggtgaagccgaccgtattagagaggaggtggtgagaccacgcctcgaggcttttgatggagatgccggggtagcagactggatggatgactttcaggaggcacggttcggtgaaggattagaggaTGAGCCAGAGAAATCCGCAAAGGCGTACTACGATATGCTGTCTTCAGCATAGAAGCCCCTTCATgaaaagacaatggtttcgcaactagatgccattggacgcctaatggcgttcaagtcgcagtgtagcatgagtcgag includes these proteins:
- the LOC136525444 gene encoding expansin-A17-like, with the protein product MASRAPVIAVVAAVIMAAHLASGSGYDQAAAPFTTSDWQEGSATFYYLEYAYYACMCYAFAALHGNDHWNACRGGACGYGANDIQSLYSTRTAALSTPLFASGSGCGQCYELRCVNSRWCNPGSPSVVVTGTNLCPPNWNLPSDNGGWCNPPRQHFDMAPPSFLILAPRVAGIVPVQFRRVPCQRSGGVRFYVQGNYYWLLLYVMNVGGSGDFGDLAVKRAGEPDCNYVPASRNWGITYQVFAALGNTRGLVVRTTSYSSPRKTIVVDDAITAWWSTGLSYQGSNNFY